A section of the Homalodisca vitripennis isolate AUS2020 unplaced genomic scaffold, UT_GWSS_2.1 ScUCBcl_161;HRSCAF=1453, whole genome shotgun sequence genome encodes:
- the LOC124370408 gene encoding tigger transposable element-derived protein 4-like produces the protein MKNIKIEFLPPNTTSKLQPLDQGIIKNFKVHYRKEVVRLFLRDPEDKNPTKISILDAMWMASKAWNNVTENTIKNCFKKSGFKQQVDEEEESVVEDCSIVETDNSELASPVLWRQVTQALTLEGLSFEDFVAVDDELATCGKLSDADIIASVSKDTSVEDSVVEDGEDDDGQRSRNA, from the coding sequence atgaaaaacataaaaatcgaGTTCTTACCTCCAAACACCACATCCAAGCTACAGCCATTGGATCAAGGAATAATTAAGAACTTTAAAGTTCATTACCGGAAGGAAGTTGTACGCCTCTTCCTTCGTGACCCCGAGGACAAGAACCCTACAAAAATAAGCATACTTGATGCAATGTGGATGGCTTCTAAGGCGTGGAACAATGTTACCGAAAATACTATAAAGAACTGCTTCAAGAAAAGTGGCTTTAAACAGCAAGTTGACGAAGAAGAGGAAAGTGTTGTAGAAGACTGTTCAATTGTTGAAACGGATAACAGTGAACTTGCTAGTCCTGTACTGTGGAGACAAGTGACTCAGGCCCTTACTTTGGAAGGGCTGTCTTTCGAAGACTTTGTGGCCGTCGATGACGAGCTTGCTACTTGCGGCAAATTAAGCGATGCAGACATTATTGCATCCGTTTCCAAGGACACGAGTGTAGAAGACAGTGTAGTCGAGGACGGCGAGGATGATGACGGACAACGAAGTCGAAACGCCTGA
- the LOC124370410 gene encoding uncharacterized protein LOC124370410, which yields MHESENIQVERETSKDVHLLNFISTPVEPESNEWELETITQVTNMEQESGASTTLEDLDDALSSVSDLFENDIDDPTYTPPSGSESDSTLSNDLEQVQSQSVSTNTTANNNNIIPLVPYTDSDDTESELPIVTQPKNKGRKRIRNEKKWKKKH from the exons ATGCATGAAAGTGAAAATATCCAAGTTGAAAGAGAAACTAGTAAAGACGTACATcttcttaatttcatttcaactccAGTAGAACCAG agtcaaatgAATGGGAGCTAGAGACGATAACACAAGTGACAAACATGGAACAAGAATCTGGAGCATCGACAACACTGGAAGATTTAGATGATGCGCTATCTTCTGTGAGCGACTTATTTGAGAATGACATCGATGATCCAACATACACTCCACCTTCAGGTTCAGAGAGTGATTCAACTTTAAGTAACGATTTAGAACAAGTACAAAGTCAATCTGTAAGTACAAAtactacagcaaataataataatataatacctctGGTACCATACACCGATTCAGATGACACGGAGAGCGAGTTACCGATAGTTACTCAAcctaaaaataaaggaagaaaaagaataaggaatgaaaaaaagtggaaaaaaaaacattag